The following proteins are co-located in the Sphingobacteriaceae bacterium genome:
- a CDS encoding ABC transporter ATP-binding protein — translation MSDIAIKIEGLGKMYRLGEVGSGSFGNDIKRWWASLQSKEDPLSIIAEKNDRTLISKSQSIWALNDINFEVKKGEVLGILGKNGAGKSTLLKIISRTTAPTRGTYKIKGRIASLLEVGTGFHPDLSGRDNVFLNGAILGMTKKEVAKKFDEIVEFSGVGGYIDTPVKRYSSGMYVRLAFAVAAHLESDILIVDEVLAVGDMEFQKKCLGKMKDVSGQGKTVLFVSHNVSVIKNLCTSGIYLENGLLKSKGNLDKAIELYFGEKTYSTYGKTWLKEERPGNLKIKINKVSIQDSKNTTPSIVNISSSYKLVIEYETISDNVLPIFSFGLFYSNGELIFGSISNVEPKYPIIRNKSGYYNIECEIPPHTFNNGKYYITINGYCENYGQHFCIDSPISFEAFDDGILANDYKGNFGGYLRPLLNWKSSNINNYE, via the coding sequence ATGAGTGATATAGCAATAAAAATTGAAGGATTAGGTAAAATGTATCGATTGGGCGAAGTTGGAAGCGGCTCCTTTGGCAACGATATTAAACGTTGGTGGGCGTCATTGCAAAGTAAAGAAGATCCGTTATCAATTATTGCAGAAAAAAATGACAGGACTTTAATAAGTAAATCTCAATCAATATGGGCATTAAATGATATTAATTTTGAAGTAAAAAAGGGGGAAGTTCTTGGGATTCTAGGTAAAAATGGTGCTGGAAAATCTACTTTGCTTAAGATAATTTCCCGAACCACTGCACCCACCAGAGGAACTTATAAAATAAAAGGAAGAATAGCTAGCCTTTTGGAAGTTGGAACAGGATTTCACCCAGACCTTAGTGGAAGGGATAACGTATTTCTCAATGGTGCTATTTTAGGAATGACAAAAAAAGAAGTTGCAAAAAAATTTGATGAAATAGTTGAATTTAGTGGAGTTGGGGGCTACATAGATACGCCCGTTAAAAGATATTCTTCAGGAATGTATGTTCGTTTAGCTTTTGCTGTAGCTGCACATTTAGAATCTGATATTCTCATTGTGGATGAAGTTTTAGCTGTTGGAGACATGGAGTTTCAAAAGAAATGTCTTGGAAAAATGAAAGATGTTTCTGGTCAGGGGAAAACAGTATTGTTTGTTAGTCATAATGTTTCTGTTATAAAGAATTTATGTACGTCGGGAATATACTTAGAAAATGGGTTGTTGAAATCAAAAGGAAATCTTGACAAGGCCATTGAACTTTATTTTGGAGAAAAGACATATTCAACTTATGGAAAAACTTGGCTGAAAGAAGAAAGGCCCGGAAATTTAAAAATTAAAATAAATAAAGTATCTATACAAGATTCAAAAAACACTACACCTTCAATAGTAAATATTTCAAGTAGTTACAAGCTTGTAATTGAATATGAAACTATTTCTGATAATGTATTGCCAATATTTTCATTTGGCCTATTTTATTCCAACGGTGAATTAATTTTTGGTTCAATAAGCAATGTGGAACCAAAATATCCAATTATTCGAAATAAATCCGGTTATTATAATATAGAATGCGAGATTCCTCCTCACACATTTAATAACGGTAAATATTATATAACTATAAATGGTTATTGCGAAAATTATGGTCAACATTTTTGCATTGATAGCCCTATAAGTTTTGAAGCTTTTGATGACGGTATACTCGCTAACGATTACAAAGGTAATTTTGGTGGTTATTTAAGGCCACTTTTAAATTGGAAGAGTTCAAATATAAATAACTATGAGTAA